In the Diprion similis isolate iyDipSimi1 chromosome 2, iyDipSimi1.1, whole genome shotgun sequence genome, one interval contains:
- the LOC124414682 gene encoding putative ferric-chelate reductase 1 homolog yields the protein MAIFMRLMLVVGVFFGGSQSLPNGAPTRTCLDLRPLHPGGSLQNSPPPYEVLPAAGQGRVRLILGSPQGLAYEGFMMVARDVDTGEFVGEFVSLPDGAKVLECTEGLKNGVTHINTDSKQNLEFDWEAPEDYVGTIIFNSTFAQDYSTYWVGVESPRVSVLRRSIDVKTVPTAATSPRTTTPPIYTPSVEDRAPVTDDPFYNGCGSTKNCFGTPDNCVRNKNCKAAVSVLVRGERYLFEMTARKSAYVAVGLSTDSKMGEDSVVECVNNATSVDLFTSWNVGKTNTRQSTPRGLVQFDSGTVTDDTITCRFWREKSTIVEGRQFDLVNTPYHLLVAAGSALRRNGVDFHDVAYAASGEAKLLSDVGGFLAASNLLIRVHGALMLAAWVGAASIGILLARYYRQTWVNSQLCGKDQWFTWHRFFMLLTWSLTIAAFVIIFVELEAWSTATLHASFGLATTILCFVQPFMAALRPHPGTPRRTIFNWSHWFVGNAAHICGIVAIFFAVPTNKARLPDWVTWVMVAYVVFHILTHLILTFAGCASDRQASHRINSFPMKDMHARSAMTHPDARRDAPQAGLRKTIFGLYFVIVACFSAALIVIVVLAPIEETWASLTSTISKY from the exons ATGGCCATCTTCATGCGACTGATGCTGGTTGTGGGGGTGTTTTTCGGAGGAAGTCAGAGTCTGCCAAATGGAGCGCCGACGAGGACTTGTCTGGACTTGAGGCCTCTTCATCCGGGTGGTTCGCTGCAAAATTCGCCTCCACCATATGAGGTTCTGCCAGCAGCTGGGCAAGGCAGAGTAAGGCTGATATTGGGAAGCCCTCAGGGTTTGGCCTACGAAGGCTTCATGATGGTCGCCAGAGACGTTGACACCGGCGAGTTCGTCGGCGAGTTTGTCAGCCTGCCCGACGGCGCCAAGGTCCTGGAGTGTACCGAGGGACTCAAG AACGGAGTTACGCACATAAACACGGACAGTAAACAGAATCTCGAGTTCGACTGGGAAGCACCGGAAGACTACGTTGGGACGATTATTTTCAA CTCTACATTCGCCCAAGACTATTCCACGTACTGGGTCGGCGTTGAGTCACCGAGGGTCAGCGTACTCCGAAGGTCCATCGACGTAAAGACGGTCCCAACCGCGGCGACTTCTCCCAGGACAACTACGCCTCCGATTTACACCCCCTCTGTCGAAGACAGG GCTCCAGTCACTGACGATCCATTCTACAATGGTTGTGGATCAACGAAAAATTGCTTTGGAACTCCAGACAATTGCGTCCGAAATAAGAATTGCAAGGCCGCTGTCTCAGTTCTGGTTCGTGGAGAACGCTACCTCTTCGAGATGACAGCCCGTAAGAGCGCCTACGTCGCGGTCGGGCTTTCGACCGACAGTAAAATG GGTGAAGACAGCGTGGTAGAGTGCGTCAACAACGCGACTTCTGTGGACCTATTCACGTCTTGGAATGTTGGAAAAACGAACACGAGACAGTCGACC CCACGTGGACTCGTGCAATTCGACTCTGGCACGGTCACCGACGACACGATAACCTGCAGATTCTGGAGAGAAAAGTCAACCATCGTTGAAGGCCGGCAGTTCGACCTCGTCAACACCCCTTACCACTTGTTGGTCGCCGCCGGAAGTGCTTTGAGAC GCAACGGCGTCGATTTCCACGACGTCGCCTACGCCGCCTCCGGTGAAGCGAAACTCCTGTCGGATGTCGGGGGTTTCTTGGCGGCCAGCAACCTTCTTATTCGAGTCCACGGGGCCTTGATGCTTGCCGCCTGGGTCGGCGCGGCCTCTATCGGCATCCTTTTGGCCAGATACTACAGGCAGACGTGGGTCAATTCTCAGCTCTGTGGAAAGGATCAGTGGTTCACG TGGCATAGATTCTTCATGCTCCTCACCTGGTCCCTGACCATCGCTGCCTTCGTTATAATCTTCGTCGAGCTCGAGGCTTGGAGCACTGCAACTCTGCACGCTTCCTTCGGCCTGGCCACAACGATCTTGTGCTTCGTCCAGCCTTTCATGGCTGCGCTGAGGCCTCACCCCGGCACACCGCGAAGAACGATCTTCAACTGGAGTCACTGGTTCGTCGGGAACGCCGCCCACATCTGCGGCA TTGTCGCCATATTCTTCGCCGTTCCAACGAACAAGGCGAGGCTCCCGGATTGGGTGACCTGGGTGATGGTGGCCTACGTCGTTTTCCACATCCTCACGCACCTCATTCTAACG TTCGCCGGATGTGCCTCCGACCGGCAAGCCAGCCACCGTATCAATTCCTTCCCAATGAAGGATATGCACGCGAGAAGCGCGATGACGCATCCAGACGCCAGGCGGGACGCGCCC CAAGCCGGACTGAGGAAGACGATCTTTGGCCTTTACTTCGTAATCGTTGCCTGCTTCAGTGCCGCCCTCATCGTCATAGTCGTCCTGGCACCAATCGAAGAAACTTGGGCCTCCTTGACCAGCACCATATCGAAGTATTGA